TGGTTTCTGTACCCTGTCTAGTATAGCACTTGCGCATAAGGACATACATCCGGGTCCGGCAGAGCTTTCCATTTGAGTTGAGAGATATGGTATGTTACCTTGTTCAATAGGATGGTATGATAGAAAGTGGGGTGAATTTAATTATGACAAACGAAACAACCAATGAGACCACCAATGAGCCGGTGAACGGGGAAGCGGAAGCTGCCGAGAAGGCCATGACTGAAGAGAACTGGAATGAGCTGCTCAAGGCTGTTTTTCATAACGGCATTGTAGCTCTCAAAATGAGCTTCAGCGATGTGGAAGGACAGGTGCTGAACCTGGACAACTACGGCCCGGTATTTGTATTCCGTGTGAAGGATAAAGATAACGCTGATTATTACTGCGGCTTCTTCCTTCGTGAGCTGGCTGGCCGCTTCCAGTCCGGTAACAGTCCGGAGATCTGGATGGCCTCCTTCTTCCACGAGCTGATGAAGACCAAGGGAGGCAACTCCATGCCTAAGCCGCTTGCCAGTGAAGAGGAAGCCAAGGCTGCTGTCGACAATGTGCTGGTTCCGATGTGTATCGCTGCTGTAACGGAGGAGTTCGCACCGGAGCAAGTACATGCCGGTCTGGCCTGGAACGAGGAGCATGGACCGGTCTTTGAAGCAGGCTTCCCTGCCATCACGGACGGAAATAACGTATGCGCTATTCCGCTCCATCTGTTACTGACGCATATGCAGCTTAACCGTGATCCTTCGGAGCTGCTCGTGCAAGGGATGTATAAGATCCGCGAAGAGCACGGACTCGAGTAGTACGGCACGGCAATAACGGCATAACCTTTGCAAAAGCATGAACCGTCTCCGTTGGAGAGCGGTTTTTTGCTGTGGTTGGGCTTGATGAGGCCGTCTCTTCCGAAAGGACGGCCCCTCCTTTTCCACCGGGGTTCGCTGAATTGTCAAATTTCTGGTTCTTCCGGGAAGCAAAAGCGATATATATGGGATGTAGCAGAAGAAGGCGCTGCCAATGATCATGTCCGAAACCGGTTGGGTAAGGTTTCAACTGCACGAACGTACGCGTGCATTGAAATAAGGCGGGCAACTTTGAAACGCAAAAGAGGAGGACGAAGATGTTTAGAAGAGGTAAAGTTTTAAGTTTGTTCATGCTGTTCACATTATTAATCGCGCTGATCCCAGCGGGGAGCGCAAGCGCAGCAAGCTGGAATCTGGCCTGGAGCGATGAGTTCGACGGCTCCTCCCTGAACACCGCTAACTGGACGGCTGAGATCGGCACAGGAACCGGCGGTTGGGGCAACAATGAATTGCAATACTATACGAACCGTTCACAGAACCTGAAGGTAACCGGCGGCAACCTGGTCATCACGGCGCAGAAAGAATCCTATGAAGGCATGAATTATACCTCGGCACGGATTAAGACACAGGGACTCAAGAATTTCACCTATGGCAAAATCGAGGCCAGAATCAAGCTGCCCTCCGGCCAGGGATTATGGCCTGCGTTCTGGATGCTCGGCTCCAATATCAACACCCCGCCCGGCTGGCCTGCCTGCGGCGAGATCGATATTATGGAGCGGGTGAATAATAATGCCTCCGTCAACGGTACGGTGCACTGGGATGCAGGCGGCCATGCCGAATTCGGAAGGGTATCCGGTAATCTGGACTTCTCTCAATATCATGTGTACAGCGTAGAGTGGGATTCGAAGTACATCAGATGGTTCGTGGACGGCAACCAGTTCAATGAATTCTATATTGAGAACGGAACCGGCAATACGGAGGAATTCCAGAAACCGTTCTTCCTGCTGCTGAACCTCGCGGTGGGCGGCAACTGGCCGGGCGCTCCTAATGGGGCAACCCCCTTCCCGGCACAGATGCTCGTGGATTATGTGCGGGTGTATCAGGCGGGTGCTCCTTCGAGCGGCATTGTCAGCGGCGGAGTCTACACCTTGATGAACAAGGTGAGCGGCAAGGTACTGGATGTGACGGATGTCTCTACGGCAGACGGAGCCAAAATGCATCAGTGGACTAATTACACCGCGGCCAATCAGCAATTCAGAGTGGAGAGTACGGGGGACGGCTTTTACAAGCTCACAGCGATGCATAGCGGCAAACTGCTGGATGTGCCGAACGCCTCCACGGCAAGCGGAGTCCAGCTTCAGCAGGCGAATGATAACGGAAGCAACGCCCAGCGGTGGAGCATCGTCGATGTGGGCGGCGGATATTACAAGCTGATCTCCAAAGCCAGCGGGCTGGCCATGGATGTCTCGAACTCCTCCACCGCAGACGGAGCGGTCGTGCAGCAATGGACCGACAACGGAACCGATGCCCAGAAATGGCAGCTTACCAAAATTAATTAGGGAACGGACGAAGCAGCGGAATGCTTATACTGCAGCTATAGGGATTAAGTAAGGGAGAAGCCCCGCCAGCCTGTCGGCTTGGGCGGGGCTTCTTACTGTATTCTATTTCTTCGCGAATAGCTCGATACTGTGCGTCTCCACAATTGGATTCCAGATACGCTCTACCGATAGGGTAAGCGGCTGCGGATAATCTGCAGCTTGACTGTCAAAAGATAAACTTATCTCACTGCTTCCCGTACCATCTCTAGAGATCATGGTGCCGCCGAAGTCGATTAGTGGCGTTTCCCGATTCGTTCTATTATGCACCTGGCCGTTCGCATCGGTGAATTTGTCAGCCAGTTGTGCGCCGATGTTCTCCGCCTGTACCGCCCCTTGCGAATCGGTGAAATAAGACAGATGGGTCACCTTACGCCGGAGCAGAATCTCTGCCGCTGTTGCATGATGTTCTTCCTTGGATGTGACCATTTCCCAATCGTTTGCCGGTGCTTCAATCACTTGCTGCTTGTTCAGATCGACCACAAATTTCATACGGTCCGGCTCCAGCGCCGAGATACCGGCAATCTTTAGCGTGGTGGAGTCCGGCTGGTTAAGCTCGGTATACCTGAACACCAGTGTTGCCTGCGAGGTGTCTTTGTACACCTCGGAATTATCGGCCGTGATTCTGCCCGGATAAACTAATTTCTCGGTTTGACTCCCGGTTGTTGCGGTCAGAACAGGATTCAGCAGGCTGAAAATCTGTTTGGTGTTCGCCTTGTCATACTCCAGATCGACATAAGTATTGAACGGAGTATACTGTACTTGGCGCACTTTGATCTTTTGCCCGTCCACGGTAAGCGTGCGATTCACAGGCAGCGTGTGCTCCTGGTCTTTGAACCTGCCCGGATCAAGCTGAAACGATACCTCCAGGCCGGTCCGATACTTGCTGCTGCTGGAAGCGAGAGCCTGGTCGGACGTTCCGGTGAGAATTACAGTGAACTTAACCTCCTTGGAATCAGTGAAGGAAGCCGGATAGTTAGTGGAATAAATAAAATCCTTGCTCTCGCCGGGCTGAATCCGGGAGTCGCTGGCGTACGCCATTTCCAGGGCTGCGCCCCGATGTGGATCTGGAACCTCGAAATCACCGAATTGAAATTTCGTATGCCTAGGATTAACTTCTTTATCCGTATCGTTGTGCACGCTGAACAGGATATACACTTTACGGCCATCCGTGACGGCGCCATCCACATCCATACGGTACCCATTGTTTGTTGCGCTTTGACGGACCGGCTTTACCAGATTTCGTTCCAGGATGTCGCCAACCAGCGCGTTATTTAAGCGATGCTTACGATAGTCCGCAAAATTATTCCAGCTTTTGGTGCTGGCCGCCTGCACTGAACCGCTGAGGCCGGAATCGTCTATACCTCCAGATGGCAAGCCGATGGATGAGACAATCACAAAAATGGCTGCGGCAGCGGCTAATACGGCGCCGGCCCCATAGGAATAGAAACGCCGTTTGCTGCGTTTTTTCCCTTGCGTCATTCCACTGCGCATAGCATTATAAATTTTCAATTCCTGAATCTCCTCTGCATGAAGATGGATCTCCTGGGCATCCTGTTTCAGGACACGCTCTTCTTTTTCCAACATTTCTGTCACCTCCCATATGCTCACAAATAGTTCCGTAACAGCCTAAGTCCTTCACGCAGCCAGGTTTTGACCGTGCCTTCGGGCTTATTCAGTACCTTGGCAATTTCAGTGGTCGTCATATCCTGGTAATACTTGAGCATCACGGCATGCCGGTATTTCGGCTTGATCCGGCTCATCGCCCGCTCCAGATCGAGACGGTCGCTGCTCCTCATCTCCTGGGGCTCCTCCTCCAGCTTCTCTGTCAGCACAACGCGTTTTTTACGCCTTAGCTCATCCATGCAGCAGTTGATGGTAATCCGGAGCAGCCATGGTGTGAAGGCCTGCTCGTTCTTAAGCTGTTTGCGCTTCATCCAGGCCCGGCACGAGGCTTCCTGCACCGCTTCCAGGGCATCCGCTTCGGAACGCAGGTAGCTGTACGCGAGCGTATACAGTTTACGGTGCTCACTTGCAAGCCGCTCATAGAACACCTCTTCATCCATCAGCGCCAGATCTGCTGTATTGGCTTTGTTCATTGTCTTCCCCCCATTCACCATCCCCTCTTCCTTGTTGTGTTGGTCTATGGAAGAAGTCGTCCTTAAAATATGTTTTCATAAGTAAGACGGAGCTGACCGGAAAAACGATTGATTTTTATTAAAACACATATATGATAGGCCAACCAGTCCTACTATAAATATCCAGATTTGTGGTACTGTTAATTGTAAGCGCTGCGATTGTGGCGGAGAACGGGAGGCGGTCGATATGAAAGGTTCTCGAGGCTTCAGGCTGTATCTGTTTCTGATCATACTGAGTATAGTGTTGGGAGGTTGTTCACGGAACTCAGGCGAAGACTCTCAAGGAGAGGCAAACAAGGTTGAGACGGCACTGCTGCAAAGCCCTGGCGTTCAGAATCTGGTTTTTCACAGTGAGGCCCTGGACCGGGAAATGCGGCTTAGTGTCTATCTTCCCACAGGGTACAATGCCTCTCAGCGTTATCCGGTCCTCTATTTCATCCATGGCTACGGCAGCCGGGAGACGGATATGTGGGGTGGGCTGGAGCTTCAGCAGAATGCAGACCGACTGATTGAGGCCGGTCAAATAGAGCCGCTCATTATCGTTGCTCCCCAGATGGACAACAGCTATGGGCTGAATGCTGTAGCTACTCCGGGTGATCCCGCAGAGCTCAAAGGTGAACGGTATGAGGATTATTTGGTCAAGGATGTTGTAGAGTATACAGATACGCATTTCAATACTCTGGCTGAGCGCGGTTCCCGCTATATTGGCGGTATATCGATGGGCGGTTTTATCAGCCTGTATTCGGCGTTTTTGCATAGCGATGTCTATAGCAGGGTTGGCGGGCATAGCCCGGCGCTGTTCCTGGATGACTGGTCTCTTGCCGGAGGCGAGAACGGCCTGGTCCAGTTTCTCTATCCGACGGAAGCGCTGCGGCAGGAGCGTGACCCGCTTCTTTTGGCGCAGAACAGGGACTTATCGAAGTTGAGTATCTACCTGGACTGCGGGGAGGGGGACAGCTACCGGTTCTATGAAGGCACAGAGCAGCTGTACACTTTGCTTAAGGGGAAGGGCGTGCCGGTGGAATATCACCTCAGAGCAGGCCAGCATGACGGGGACTATTGGAAGAGCCATATGGACGAATATTTGAAGTTCTACGCCGGGAGGACGAATGGATCATGACGCTTACGAATTACAATTTGAATTTTGAAAAGCTGTGTGCTACATATAGGTTGGGCTTGCTGAGAGGTGTGCCGGAGCAAATCTCCGGCGGTTTCCTCCACCGGATGTATCGTGTGACCACGAATCAGGCAGAGTATGCAGTGAAGGCGCTGAGCCCGCAGCTGATGTGGAAGAAAGCTGTGATGAACAACATGATAGCAGCCGAGAAGGTAGCCGCGCTGGCCCGCAGCCAGGGAGTGAACGCACTTCCTGCATTGCTGCATGAGGGGAGCTCTATACATGAAGCGGACGGACAGTATTATCTGCTGTTCCCATGGATAGAAGGCCGTTCTGTCTCTGCGGCTGAAGCGGGGCGGGAGCATTGTATTCTGATCGGACAAGCTCTGGCTGACATCCATGCGGCGGACTTCGCTCCCCTTCACAACGAGCTTCAAAGGGATAGCACAGCGGAGGAATTGCGGACAGATTGGCAAGGGTATGCCTTGCAAGGAGAAGCTATGGGCCTACCGTGGGCTGCACCCCTTAAGGCTAATCTGGACAACCTAAGCTGCTATGGCAAGCAGGTCAATGCCGCTATGGCGGTCCTTGGCGGGAACAGAGTCATCAGCCACCGGGATCTGGACCCGAAGAATGTAATGTGGAGCTCTGAAGGTGAGCCTATAATCATTGACTGGGAGGCCGCAGGCTGGGTTAACCCGGCGCAGGAGCTGATGGAAGTGGCGCTCTATTGGTCAGACTTTGAGAGTGGTCACATCCGCAAGGCGGATTTCTGTGCAGTAATCCATGCTTACCGTAGTCAAGGGGGAGAGATTACTGATCCCTGGCCAGAAGTGCTGAGCAGCGGCTTCCACGGTAAAATAGGCTGGCTGGAGTATAGCATTCGGCGGTCTCTGGGACTGGAAGGGCCGGATATTTCCGAGCGGGAGCTTGGAACGAGCCAAGTACTGCCTACCCTGCAAGCACTCAATGGCTATGCCGGATTCATTCCGGTATGTCTGCAATGGATTGAAGATCTATGAACTAACCCAAGGGAGATGAAGCCTGAGTGGAAAAGAACAAAGTTACCTATGAATCGGTTGACCAGTATATTGCCGCCTTTGCACCGGAGATCCAGGAGCTTCTGCAGAGCTTGCGTAAGGTCATTTCGGAAGCTGCGCCGGAGGCAGTGGAGAAGATCAGCTACCAGATGCCGACCTGGTTCCTGCATAAGAATCTGGTGCATTTTGCCGCCTTCAACACGCACATTGGGTTCTACCCGGCACCCAGTGGAATCGAAGCCTTTAAGGAGGAGCTGGCGCAGTACAAAGGAGCCAAGGGTTCGGTGCAGTTCCCGATCAAGGAGCCGCTACCCTATGATCTCATTGCCAGAATCGTCAAATTTAGAGTAGAGGAGAATCAGCAGCAGGCCGCAGAGAAGCGAAAGAAGAAATAAGAGAGCGTGCTCATGTCGATCCAACTTAAAATTAGGGGCTGTCCCGAAGCCATGAAGTGGCTACTTGGGACAGCCCCTAATAGTTGACGCTGTGTATGAATCCCAGTCCCTACAGCGCCTTATCGTCTATGCTG
This genomic interval from Paenibacillus sp. FSL H8-0332 contains the following:
- a CDS encoding RICIN domain-containing protein — translated: MFRRGKVLSLFMLFTLLIALIPAGSASAASWNLAWSDEFDGSSLNTANWTAEIGTGTGGWGNNELQYYTNRSQNLKVTGGNLVITAQKESYEGMNYTSARIKTQGLKNFTYGKIEARIKLPSGQGLWPAFWMLGSNINTPPGWPACGEIDIMERVNNNASVNGTVHWDAGGHAEFGRVSGNLDFSQYHVYSVEWDSKYIRWFVDGNQFNEFYIENGTGNTEEFQKPFFLLLNLAVGGNWPGAPNGATPFPAQMLVDYVRVYQAGAPSSGIVSGGVYTLMNKVSGKVLDVTDVSTADGAKMHQWTNYTAANQQFRVESTGDGFYKLTAMHSGKLLDVPNASTASGVQLQQANDNGSNAQRWSIVDVGGGYYKLISKASGLAMDVSNSSTADGAVVQQWTDNGTDAQKWQLTKIN
- a CDS encoding DUF4179 domain-containing protein, with the protein product MLEKEERVLKQDAQEIHLHAEEIQELKIYNAMRSGMTQGKKRSKRRFYSYGAGAVLAAAAAIFVIVSSIGLPSGGIDDSGLSGSVQAASTKSWNNFADYRKHRLNNALVGDILERNLVKPVRQSATNNGYRMDVDGAVTDGRKVYILFSVHNDTDKEVNPRHTKFQFGDFEVPDPHRGAALEMAYASDSRIQPGESKDFIYSTNYPASFTDSKEVKFTVILTGTSDQALASSSSKYRTGLEVSFQLDPGRFKDQEHTLPVNRTLTVDGQKIKVRQVQYTPFNTYVDLEYDKANTKQIFSLLNPVLTATTGSQTEKLVYPGRITADNSEVYKDTSQATLVFRYTELNQPDSTTLKIAGISALEPDRMKFVVDLNKQQVIEAPANDWEMVTSKEEHHATAAEILLRRKVTHLSYFTDSQGAVQAENIGAQLADKFTDANGQVHNRTNRETPLIDFGGTMISRDGTGSSEISLSFDSQAADYPQPLTLSVERIWNPIVETHSIELFAKK
- a CDS encoding sigma-70 family RNA polymerase sigma factor, translated to MNKANTADLALMDEEVFYERLASEHRKLYTLAYSYLRSEADALEAVQEASCRAWMKRKQLKNEQAFTPWLLRITINCCMDELRRKKRVVLTEKLEEEPQEMRSSDRLDLERAMSRIKPKYRHAVMLKYYQDMTTTEIAKVLNKPEGTVKTWLREGLRLLRNYL
- a CDS encoding alpha/beta hydrolase-fold protein, producing the protein MKGSRGFRLYLFLIILSIVLGGCSRNSGEDSQGEANKVETALLQSPGVQNLVFHSEALDREMRLSVYLPTGYNASQRYPVLYFIHGYGSRETDMWGGLELQQNADRLIEAGQIEPLIIVAPQMDNSYGLNAVATPGDPAELKGERYEDYLVKDVVEYTDTHFNTLAERGSRYIGGISMGGFISLYSAFLHSDVYSRVGGHSPALFLDDWSLAGGENGLVQFLYPTEALRQERDPLLLAQNRDLSKLSIYLDCGEGDSYRFYEGTEQLYTLLKGKGVPVEYHLRAGQHDGDYWKSHMDEYLKFYAGRTNGS
- a CDS encoding aminoglycoside phosphotransferase family protein, whose product is MPEQISGGFLHRMYRVTTNQAEYAVKALSPQLMWKKAVMNNMIAAEKVAALARSQGVNALPALLHEGSSIHEADGQYYLLFPWIEGRSVSAAEAGREHCILIGQALADIHAADFAPLHNELQRDSTAEELRTDWQGYALQGEAMGLPWAAPLKANLDNLSCYGKQVNAAMAVLGGNRVISHRDLDPKNVMWSSEGEPIIIDWEAAGWVNPAQELMEVALYWSDFESGHIRKADFCAVIHAYRSQGGEITDPWPEVLSSGFHGKIGWLEYSIRRSLGLEGPDISERELGTSQVLPTLQALNGYAGFIPVCLQWIEDL
- a CDS encoding DUF1801 domain-containing protein; translation: MEKNKVTYESVDQYIAAFAPEIQELLQSLRKVISEAAPEAVEKISYQMPTWFLHKNLVHFAAFNTHIGFYPAPSGIEAFKEELAQYKGAKGSVQFPIKEPLPYDLIARIVKFRVEENQQQAAEKRKKK